One Apodemus sylvaticus chromosome 14, mApoSyl1.1, whole genome shotgun sequence DNA window includes the following coding sequences:
- the Bambi gene encoding BMP and activin membrane-bound inhibitor homolog gives MDRHSSYIFIWLQLELCAMAVLLTKGEIRCYCDAAHCVATGYMCKSELSACFSRLLDPQNTNSPLTHGCLDSLASTADICRAKQAQNHSGPAMPTLECCHEDMCNYRGLHDVLSPPKSEASGQGNRYQHDSSRNLITKVQELTSSKELWFRAAVIAVPIAGGLILVLLIMLALRMLRSENKRLQDQRQQMLSRLHYSFHGHHSKKGQVAKLDLECMVPVSGQENCCLTCDKMRQAELSHEKILSLVHWGMYSGHGKLEFV, from the exons ATGGATCGCCATTCcagctacatcttcatctggctGCAGCTGGAGCTCTGCGCCATGGCTGTGCTGCTCACCAAAG gCGAGATCAGATGCTACTGTGATGCTGCCCACTGTGTGGCAACAGGTTACATGTGTAAGTCTGAGCTCAGCGCCTGCTTCTCCAGACTTCTCGATCCTCAGAACACCAATTCCCCACTCACTCATGGCTGCCTGGACTCACTTGCAAGCACAGCAGACATCTGCCGAGCCAAACAGGCCCAAAACCACTCTGGTCCTGCCATGCCCACTTTGGAATGCTGTCACGAAGACATGTGCAATTACCGAGGACTGCACGACGTTCTCTCTCCTCCCAAGAGCGAAGCCTCAG GACAAGGAAACAGGTATCAGCATGACAGCAGCAGAAACCTCATCACGAAGGTGCAGGAGCTGACTTCCTCTAAAGAACTGTGGTTCCGCGCAGCCGTGATAGCGGTTCCCATCGCTGGCGGACTGATCTTGGTGCTGCTCATTATGCTGGCCTTGCGAATGCTGCGAAGCGAGAACAAGAGACTGCAGGATCAGCGGCAGCAGATGCTCTCCCGTTTGCACTACAGCTTTCACGGACACCATTCCAAGAAGGGGCAAGTTGCAAAGTTGGACTTGGAGTGCATGGTGCCCGTCAGTGGGCAGGAGAACTGCTGTCTGACCTGCGACAAAATGAGGCAAGCAGAACTCAGTCATGAGAAGATCCTCTCCCTCGTGCACTGGGGCATGTACAGTGGTCATGGGAAACTCGAGTTTGTATGA